The following coding sequences lie in one Niabella agricola genomic window:
- a CDS encoding DUF2911 domain-containing protein, whose product MKRIFLSFLLAGALFSAQAQVKVPAASPAQTIKQDFGLGSIEWSYSRPSLKGRQLYTDLAPAGKLWRTGANGATTLTISDEVMIGGKTIPAGKYGLLTIPDRKSWTVILTKQTDVTSDPTAYKASDDVVRIAVVPVTTKSSTETFTIQLANITPTTAELQLSWGNVLVPVPVKTVIDARIMASIDASMQSDKPAYFQAATYYLENNKDLNKAIEWFAKAAAAQPKAYWIQYQYARALAKAGRNKEARAAAETSMQLAKENNNDDYVRNNQKLIATL is encoded by the coding sequence ATGAAACGTATCTTTTTATCTTTTCTTTTGGCAGGAGCCTTATTTTCGGCACAGGCGCAGGTAAAAGTCCCGGCGGCCAGCCCCGCGCAAACCATTAAACAGGATTTCGGGCTGGGCTCCATTGAATGGTCTTACAGCCGCCCCAGTCTAAAGGGCCGCCAGCTGTACACCGATCTCGCTCCTGCAGGAAAACTCTGGCGCACGGGGGCCAACGGTGCCACTACCCTAACCATCAGCGATGAGGTTATGATCGGAGGCAAAACCATTCCTGCCGGCAAATACGGATTGCTTACGATCCCCGATCGTAAATCCTGGACGGTTATTCTTACAAAACAAACCGATGTAACCAGTGATCCTACCGCGTATAAAGCATCAGACGATGTGGTAAGGATAGCGGTGGTTCCGGTAACTACAAAAAGCAGTACGGAAACATTTACCATCCAGCTGGCAAATATTACACCCACAACAGCGGAATTACAGCTTTCCTGGGGTAATGTACTGGTGCCCGTTCCGGTAAAAACCGTTATCGACGCGCGGATTATGGCATCTATTGATGCATCCATGCAATCCGATAAGCCCGCCTATTTCCAGGCAGCCACTTATTACCTGGAAAACAACAAGGACCTGAACAAGGCGATCGAATGGTTTGCAAAAGCAGCAGCAGCCCAACCCAAGGCTTACTGGATCCAGTACCAGTATGCAAGGGCCCTGGCAAAAGCCGGACGGAACAAAGAAGCACGTGCCGCAGCAGAGACATCTATGCAGCTGGCCAAAGAAAACAACAACGATGATTATGTGCGTAACAATCAAAAGCTGATCGCTACCCTGTAA
- a CDS encoding DUF6263 family protein: MKKITLALFAVAASAVSLLHAQTVSLKFNPANGSRYDVINTNSLRMKQTFMGQVMNMDFSTISNMRYEIADAGAEKALTLTYGPVKTDISFAGQEMHIDSESPDTANAANKALRSIRGKKVKAFVAADGSVKKMEGWELVTDALGSNKESQAMVAELFSEATIKSLLEQGFKMYPGEAVSAGSTWTSAIQLEKPYKLTMHNLYTLKKIEGGKSLISIDGKVGTGGVTKMEQQGMEVEINLDGTVSGTISMDNVTGITDTSTLVQQLKGTMKVQGMDVPMEATVETNIQMKER; encoded by the coding sequence ATGAAAAAAATTACCCTCGCACTCTTCGCGGTTGCCGCATCGGCGGTTTCCCTGTTGCATGCTCAAACCGTTTCACTGAAATTCAATCCTGCAAATGGGAGCCGGTATGATGTAATCAATACCAATAGCCTCCGCATGAAACAAACGTTTATGGGTCAGGTAATGAACATGGACTTTAGTACTATTTCCAACATGCGCTATGAAATAGCAGATGCGGGTGCTGAAAAGGCACTGACCCTTACCTATGGCCCGGTAAAAACGGATATCAGTTTCGCAGGGCAGGAAATGCATATCGATAGTGAAAGTCCGGATACCGCCAATGCCGCCAACAAAGCATTGCGCTCGATCCGTGGCAAAAAAGTTAAAGCCTTCGTTGCCGCTGATGGTTCTGTAAAAAAGATGGAAGGCTGGGAACTGGTAACAGATGCGCTTGGCTCCAATAAGGAATCCCAGGCAATGGTAGCTGAATTATTCTCTGAAGCCACTATAAAAAGCTTACTGGAACAGGGATTCAAAATGTACCCCGGAGAAGCGGTATCAGCCGGAAGCACCTGGACATCTGCCATCCAACTCGAAAAACCGTACAAACTGACCATGCACAATCTTTACACCCTCAAAAAAATTGAAGGAGGTAAAAGCCTGATCAGCATCGATGGTAAGGTCGGCACCGGGGGCGTTACAAAAATGGAGCAGCAAGGCATGGAAGTGGAAATAAACCTGGATGGTACGGTTAGCGGCACCATCTCGATGGACAATGTAACCGGCATCACCGACACCTCTACCCTGGTTCAGCAACTTAAAGGCACGATGAAGGTGCAGGGAATGGACGTTCCAATGGAAGCCACCGTGGAAACAAACATCCAGATGAAGGAACGTTAG
- a CDS encoding S9 family peptidase, whose amino-acid sequence MKKYLLLTGFLYVGIGLTAQEKKVVTTADYDRAVRAMSGGSAAKAYNSQAVNPQWLPDGKLWYQEPSTKQYVIIDPAVKKGGQVITGQSPDAGKPAARRKAAAPGVVSPDGKKEVYIKSWNLWVKDLASGKEQPLTTDGVKDFGYATDNAGWTHSDRPIVLWSPDSKKIATFQQDQRHVKDMYLVRTKVGAPELEQWKYPLPGDSAIIKIHRLVIDVETAAATRFKMPPDDRRGTLCDDIACDGSFGDNEWSTDGRQLAFVSVSRDHKIAQFRIADIGSGAVRTVFEEKVPTQYESGQGMANWKFLPETNEAIWYSERSGWGHLYLYDLATGGVKQQITRGDFVVTKMLEVDTKKRQLLFEAKGKEPGENPYFSHFYRTDFSGKAVVALTPEPGNHAITLSPDKKYFIDKYSTPVIPPVTKLKDLSGKTIRELGTMDLAKLKQAGWLAPEVFTVKSANQQFDLYGLLYKPGNLDPSMKYPVVVYIYPGPQGGSVGSWSFNAASGDFQALAELGFIVVRLEGSCNPNRSKAFHDACYGHMGENTLPDQIAGLRQLAAKNGFMDLDRVGIWGHSGGGFATASAMFKYPEIFKVGIAESGNHDNRNYEDDWGERYIGLLEGDNYEKQANQLYAKNLQGKLMLVTGGMDDNVPPYNTYLVADALIKANKSFDLVVIPNARHGYGTDAYYMMRRRWDYFVEHLLGATPPKDYKINTQ is encoded by the coding sequence ATGAAGAAATATTTACTATTGACCGGGTTTCTGTATGTGGGGATAGGATTGACGGCCCAGGAAAAAAAAGTAGTCACCACAGCTGATTATGACCGGGCAGTACGCGCGATGAGTGGAGGCAGCGCTGCAAAAGCGTACAATAGCCAGGCCGTAAATCCTCAATGGCTGCCTGACGGAAAGCTTTGGTACCAGGAGCCCTCAACCAAACAGTATGTGATCATCGATCCTGCGGTTAAGAAAGGAGGGCAGGTAATCACTGGTCAATCTCCGGATGCGGGAAAGCCGGCGGCCAGAAGAAAAGCTGCTGCCCCGGGTGTGGTATCGCCCGACGGAAAGAAAGAAGTATATATAAAAAGCTGGAACCTTTGGGTAAAAGACCTTGCCTCTGGTAAAGAGCAGCCGTTGACAACGGATGGCGTAAAGGATTTTGGGTATGCTACCGATAATGCCGGGTGGACGCATTCAGACCGGCCGATTGTTTTGTGGTCGCCGGATAGTAAGAAGATTGCCACTTTTCAGCAGGACCAGCGCCATGTGAAGGATATGTACCTGGTGCGCACTAAAGTAGGGGCACCGGAGCTGGAACAGTGGAAGTATCCGCTACCGGGTGATAGCGCCATTATAAAAATACACCGTCTGGTAATTGACGTGGAAACAGCCGCTGCAACGCGGTTTAAAATGCCGCCGGATGATCGTCGCGGAACGCTTTGTGATGATATTGCCTGCGACGGAAGTTTTGGCGATAACGAATGGAGCACCGATGGGAGGCAACTGGCCTTTGTATCGGTAAGCAGGGATCATAAAATAGCGCAGTTCCGGATTGCAGATATCGGTTCCGGGGCCGTGCGTACGGTATTTGAGGAAAAGGTGCCCACCCAGTATGAATCGGGCCAGGGCATGGCGAACTGGAAATTTCTGCCGGAAACCAATGAAGCCATCTGGTATTCGGAACGGAGCGGATGGGGACATCTTTACCTGTACGACCTTGCAACCGGCGGAGTGAAACAACAAATTACCAGGGGCGATTTTGTGGTAACAAAAATGCTGGAAGTAGATACAAAGAAGCGGCAGCTCCTTTTTGAAGCCAAAGGAAAAGAGCCGGGAGAAAATCCGTATTTCAGTCATTTTTACAGAACAGATTTTAGCGGCAAAGCGGTGGTTGCGCTGACACCTGAGCCGGGAAATCATGCAATTACCCTTTCGCCGGATAAAAAATATTTCATCGATAAATATTCCACACCGGTTATACCACCAGTGACAAAGCTGAAAGATCTGTCGGGGAAAACCATCCGGGAACTGGGAACAATGGATCTCGCAAAACTGAAACAGGCAGGCTGGCTGGCACCGGAGGTCTTTACCGTAAAATCGGCCAACCAGCAGTTTGACCTTTATGGGTTGCTCTATAAACCGGGGAACCTGGATCCTTCAATGAAATATCCTGTTGTGGTATATATTTACCCCGGACCACAGGGTGGCAGCGTTGGCAGCTGGTCCTTTAATGCGGCTTCCGGAGATTTTCAGGCCCTGGCGGAACTGGGATTTATTGTAGTGCGGCTGGAAGGCAGTTGTAATCCCAACCGTTCCAAAGCCTTTCATGATGCCTGTTATGGCCATATGGGAGAAAATACCTTGCCCGATCAGATCGCGGGCCTGCGGCAACTGGCGGCCAAAAACGGCTTTATGGATCTGGATCGCGTGGGCATATGGGGACATTCTGGTGGTGGTTTTGCAACGGCGTCGGCAATGTTTAAATATCCCGAGATCTTTAAAGTGGGGATTGCTGAATCCGGGAATCATGATAACCGGAATTACGAGGACGACTGGGGCGAACGGTATATCGGTTTGCTGGAAGGCGATAATTATGAAAAACAGGCCAACCAGCTTTATGCAAAAAACCTGCAGGGAAAACTCATGCTGGTAACCGGTGGCATGGATGATAATGTGCCTCCCTATAATACCTACCTGGTGGCTGATGCGTTGATCAAGGCGAATAAATCCTTCGACCTTGTGGTAATCCCCAATGCAAGGCATGGTTACGGAACGGACGCTTATTATATGATGCGGCGCCGCTGGGATTATTTCGTGGAGCACCTGCTGGGAGCCACACCACCAAAAGACTATAAGATCAATACACAATAA